DNA from Lactobacillus sp. ESL0791:
AATCCTGATTATGCTAATAATATTTCTTACCAACGAGCAACTAGTCTCAATCTGCTTGCCAAAGTCAATGGTGAAATCAAACACGTGCAATTTTCACAAAATGATCCAGATGGTTCGCAATCAATTGCCTCAATGCGTGCTCAGGCAATCAACACTGTTGGTATGGGGTCGTCAGTTTTTCCGACCACTTTAAAAGCTAAAAAGGGATCATTTTTAAAAGAAAATTATCAACTATTGTCAGGTACATGGCCGCATAAAGCAACCGATGTGGTTTTGGTAGCAGATAATAAAAATGTGGTTAACATTAATGCAATGAAAAATCTTGGCCTAAATGTTTCTAATAAAGAAAAATTTACAACTAAGAAGATGATCGGCAAGGAATTTAGAATTGTCGCAAATAATGACTACTACCAGCAGCTACCAACAGGAATGTTTATTCCAAAAAAGGTTTCCAATTCAATGTATGCTAACAGCAAAATTAAGCTGCACCTTGTTGGGGTCATCAGACCTAGGAATGAAAATTCAATGGCTCTGCTTTCTACAGGAATTGCCTACAGCGATGAATTAAGCAAAAAAGTAATTCGCGAAAATAAGAATTCCGCAATTGTGAAAGCACAAAAGAAAACTAAGCGCAGCGTTATTACCGGCCAGCCAATGAAAGCCAACGAAAAAGAACAAATGATGGAAACAATCGGCGGCTCTTCACTTCCTACCGGAATTATGATTTATCCAAATAATTTTGACTCTAAGGATAAGGTATTAGATTACCTTGATAAATGGAACAAAGGCAAGAGCAAGAAGAACAAAATTTTGTATACCGACATGTCAAGCGCAGTAACATCGATGACTGGTGGGCTACTGAATGGTATCACAACAGTCTTAGTCGCCTTTGCCGCAATATCACTAATCACTTCCATGATTATGATTGGAATTTTGACTTATACATCGGTACTTGAACGGACCAAGGAAATCGGTGTCTTGAAGGCCTTAGGTGCCCGTAAGAAAGACATCACCCGTGTTTTTGATGCCGAAACCTTTATTTTGGGCGTCTTCTCTGGCGTTTTAGGTGTTGCAATTGCCTACATACTGACATTTCCGATTAACAGTATCCTGTACAATATTACCGCTCTGAGCAATGTGGCCCAACTGAATCCAATGCACGCGTTGATTTTGATTATTATCTCAACAATCTTAACCTTGCTTGGCGGTCACATCCCCGCACGGATGGCAGCCAAGAAAGATGCTGCAATTGCCTTAAGAAGTGAATAAAATTAACTTTTAAAGGGACGTTTTAAAGATGGAACGTCCTTTTTATTTGAAAACATCTTGATAATCGATTAATTAAAGATTGGAGAGCTAACATGAACGAAACAGATAAAAAAACTTTAGAACGCTATTTAGATGAAGATGGGGTTGTTAAAACCTGGCCGGGTAAGGAAAAGAAGCGTTTGCTCATCCTGCAATATCTTGCAAGTAAGTTTGAACCTGGTAAAAAATATTCTGAACCAGATGTCAATTTGATTTTACGCAAGTATATTGATAATTACGTGACCAGACGCCGCGATTTGATTGATCATCAATTGCTTAACCGTACAGATGATGGCAAAACCTATTGGGTTGAAAAAGAAAAATAAAATACACGATCTTGGTAGAACATCGAGATCGTGTATTTAT
Protein-coding regions in this window:
- a CDS encoding ATP-binding cassette domain-containing protein, coding for MLQLKDLRKSYHVGDTVTHALDDVSISFRNQEFVAILGPSGSGKTTMLNVIGGLDRYDSGDLIINGKSTKNFKETDWDAYRNNSVGFVFQNYNLISHLSIIANVELGMNLSGVPAKERRERAIEALTEVGLKDHMGKQPNQLSGGQMQRVAIARAIANNPDILLCDEPTGALDTETSEQIMQLIKKLSKDRLVIMVTHNPKLANEYATRIVNFQDGKILNDSDPYTAEEEKDTFKLKRTKMSYWNAIKLSFTNIMTKKGRTTLTAFASSIGIISIAVVLSLSNGFQKQIDSTMSKALAKYPVSISQTAIDVSSISDRDKSDKNVKNRGYITAKKDLNQETSRQNKITKAYVNYIKKINPDYANNISYQRATSLNLLAKVNGEIKHVQFSQNDPDGSQSIASMRAQAINTVGMGSSVFPTTLKAKKGSFLKENYQLLSGTWPHKATDVVLVADNKNVVNINAMKNLGLNVSNKEKFTTKKMIGKEFRIVANNDYYQQLPTGMFIPKKVSNSMYANSKIKLHLVGVIRPRNENSMALLSTGIAYSDELSKKVIRENKNSAIVKAQKKTKRSVITGQPMKANEKEQMMETIGGSSLPTGIMIYPNNFDSKDKVLDYLDKWNKGKSKKNKILYTDMSSAVTSMTGGLLNGITTVLVAFAAISLITSMIMIGILTYTSVLERTKEIGVLKALGARKKDITRVFDAETFILGVFSGVLGVAIAYILTFPINSILYNITALSNVAQLNPMHALILIIISTILTLLGGHIPARMAAKKDAAIALRSE
- a CDS encoding DUF2087 domain-containing protein, which codes for MNETDKKTLERYLDEDGVVKTWPGKEKKRLLILQYLASKFEPGKKYSEPDVNLILRKYIDNYVTRRRDLIDHQLLNRTDDGKTYWVEKEK